CGCGCCGCTCGGCGTCGAGGGCCAGCACGCGATCGATCGCTGCGCTGGTTTCGTCGCCCTTGCCGCGCGCGGCCAGCCGCTGGCGGACGGCGCCGGGGTCCTGCCGGATCAGCCGAACGTCGATCATCAGTCGGCGAGGCGCTCGTCGTCGCAGTTTTCGTTCAGCACCACCGCCAGGCGCACCGTCTGCGCCGCCGCGTCCAGCGCCGTCACCTTGGCCTTGGCGTACGTCTGGCAGCGCTGCACGCCGTTGCTCCAGGGACGCGAGCGCATGATGTAGGTGGCCTTCAGCACCAGCGGCACGGCTTCTTCCCCGTAGTCGGCGCCGCTGCGGGGCGCCTCGCGCAGGGCGTCGAAGTCGCGGGTGGAGCGGCCGATCTCGGCGCCGCTCCCGCTCCCGATGGGCACGAAGGGGCGCAGCACCAGCTGGCCGCCCACCACGCGGACCGTGAAGTCGTAGCGGTCGGCGTCGGCCGGGGTTTCCGGAAAGCTCTCCAGCGGGCCGCCCAGCCCCTGGGGAACCAGGTTGATGGCCGTGGCCAAGGTGGTGGCGCTGGTGGCCGCGGCAAGCGAAACCGTGTCGGCGCGGAGCCGCGGCTCGCCGAAGAACGAGTTGCCTTCGCAGGCGCTGAGCGCGCCGGCGAAAGGAAGAACGAGCACAAGAGCAAGGAGCGAAAGTCGCACCGCCGGATCCCTCCAGGAGCGGCCCGGCCCGCGCGCGCTGCGCGGGTGGACGCGTGAAAAAAACAGCGCCGCCACGAGGGCGGGCGCGCGGGTAACCATAGGGGGCGGCGGGAGCGCCCGTCAAGGTGGCCGCCCGGTTTTCCAGGGTTGACGCGGGGCCGCGCCCGCCGGTACGTTGCTCGCGTTCCACCGGCCCTTTTCACCACGGCGGAGAGCGCGCGAAATGCCCCAGCTCGAGACGGCCCTTTCCTCGCTTCGCGGCCACCCGGGGGTGCAGCACGTGCTGGTGCTGGGCCACGACGGCCTGCTGATCGCGCACCAGGGCGAGGGACCGCTCGACGCCGAGACGGTGTCGGCCATGGTGCCGGGCGTGGCCAGCGCCGCCTCGCAGCTGGGACGCGCCGCCGGCGCGGGCCCCGCGTCGGTCGTGGCCGCCCGGCTGGAGCACGGCGTGGTGCTGGTGTCCACCCTTTCGCCCGAGGTGCTGCTGGCCGTGCTGCTGGGCGAGGGCGTGGGCTTCGCCCCGCTGCTGCGCGAGCTGGCCGACCGCCGCGACGAGCTGGCCGCGCTGGTGTGAGCGATACAACCCCGTCCGCGCCCACCCGGTTCCCTTCGCACCGCCGGACCTCATGACCCAAACTCCCGACGGCGGGCCGCGCCGCGTGCTCGTGGCCGACGACGAGCCCCACATCGGCCGCATCATCCAGATGAAGCTCGAGCAGGGGCCGTACGAGGTGACGCTGGTGGCCGACGGGCGCGCGGCGCTCGACGAGCTGCAGGGCCCCGAGCCCATCGACGTGGTGCTGCTGGACATCATGATGCCGTACGCCACCGGGCTGGAGGTGCTGGCCGAGGCGCGCCAGCTGCCGCACCGGCGCGACACGCCCATCATCATCCTTACCGCCAAGGGCCAGGACGCCGACCGCCGGCAGGCCCTGGAGCTGGGCGCCACCGACTTCTTCACCAAGCCCTTCAGCCCCAAGAAGCTGCTGGCCCGGGTGGACGAGCTGTTCGGCGGCCCCCCCGCCGGGGAGGACGACGAATGACCGCCGGCGGGCCTCACCTGTGGACGGTGATCCTGGCCGGGGGCGTGGGCTCGCGCTTCTGGCCGGTGAGCACCCCGCGCCGCCCCAAGCAGCTGCTTCCGCTGGCCTCGGACCAGCCGCTGATCCGCGACACGGTAGACCGCATCACGCCCCTGATCCCGCCCGAGCGGCTGCGCATCCTTACCGGCGCGCACCTGGCGGAGCCGCTGCTTTCCGTGCTCCCCGAGCTGGACGGCGGAAACCTGCTGCTGGAGCCGCGCGCGGCGGGAACGGCGCCGGTGCTGGCGTGGGCCGCCGCCGAGCTGGAGCGGATGGACCCCGGCGCGGTGATGGTGTCGCTGCATGCCGACCACGTCATCCATCCCCCGGAGGCGTTCCGCGCCCTGATCGCCCGCGCGGCGCAGCTGGCGGCCGGCCACCGCCGCCTGTTCACCATCGGCGTTCCGCCCACGCGGGCGGAGACCGGGTACGGCTACATCCACCTGGGCGCGCCGCTGTCCACCCTGGACGGCGACGCGCACCCGGAGCCGGGGAACGCGGTGGCCGAGTTCGTCGAAAAGCCCGACCGTGAGACGGCGGAGGGGTACCTGGCGGCGGGGACGTACCTGTGGAACACGGGCCTGTTCGTGTGGCGCTGCGCGGACCTGCTCGACGAGCTGGACCGGCACGCGCCGGAGTTCGCCGGGCTCGTCCCCCTGCTGCGCCGGGGCGGCCCCGATGCCACGGCCGAGTTCTTCGCCCGGGTGCCCACCATCTCCATCGACGAGGCGCTGCTGGAGCGCTCGGACCGGGTGGGCGTGGTGCGCGCGACCTTCGCCTGGGACGACGTGGGCGCGTGGGACGCGGTGGCGCGCACGCGCACCCCCGACGAGGCGGGCAACGTTCTCCTGGGCGAAGCCCACGCGGTGGACAGCACCGGGTGCATCCTGTACGCGGACGCCGGCCCCGTGGTCGCCTTCGGATTG
The Longimicrobium sp. DNA segment above includes these coding regions:
- a CDS encoding response regulator, encoding MTQTPDGGPRRVLVADDEPHIGRIIQMKLEQGPYEVTLVADGRAALDELQGPEPIDVVLLDIMMPYATGLEVLAEARQLPHRRDTPIIILTAKGQDADRRQALELGATDFFTKPFSPKKLLARVDELFGGPPAGEDDE
- a CDS encoding mannose-1-phosphate guanylyltransferase; its protein translation is MTAGGPHLWTVILAGGVGSRFWPVSTPRRPKQLLPLASDQPLIRDTVDRITPLIPPERLRILTGAHLAEPLLSVLPELDGGNLLLEPRAAGTAPVLAWAAAELERMDPGAVMVSLHADHVIHPPEAFRALIARAAQLAAGHRRLFTIGVPPTRAETGYGYIHLGAPLSTLDGDAHPEPGNAVAEFVEKPDRETAEGYLAAGTYLWNTGLFVWRCADLLDELDRHAPEFAGLVPLLRRGGPDATAEFFARVPTISIDEALLERSDRVGVVRATFAWDDVGAWDAVARTRTPDEAGNVLLGEAHAVDSTGCILYADAGPVVAFGLTDVVVVRTEGVAFVAQRERLPELKSMLERLPEALRKLD
- a CDS encoding roadblock/LC7 domain-containing protein; the protein is MPQLETALSSLRGHPGVQHVLVLGHDGLLIAHQGEGPLDAETVSAMVPGVASAASQLGRAAGAGPASVVAARLEHGVVLVSTLSPEVLLAVLLGEGVGFAPLLRELADRRDELAALV